From Nicotiana tabacum cultivar K326 chromosome 22, ASM71507v2, whole genome shotgun sequence, one genomic window encodes:
- the LOC107824175 gene encoding uncharacterized protein LOC107824175 isoform X14, which yields MEEGGLAATSGFLQEKQDSDQSVSEEEDMDDDKWMTNDNSLSGPSGNKGGIGVLSQLELLTDVKRLHHSAHTLNSHQLQKQTGLCKEDDVEVPSFKSQGGDFINKNDHWMALSCCLDDRFSHVSRTTPTSNSEEEIMSDDEMRPSADGNLRRDGKSTLPKVSAECKSGVFLNKDAGSSLSYSASSKLNKSSKGSRGKSNPNFLFQSRPLKKDFALVVHDTCETSTPLSVLPLNVELDMQRNNIESLDDLLEDFGGKEIQQFEEDFGGNDIQQFEEDFGGNEIQQFQKHLVPSEVVVVHDPNEHSMAEFLDHFQHTSSRPQGNSRMLQTKRQGSRFLQKRNLLLLGDRNMSNDDQPEALDSDSSTDEDEIPQILQPAIPQRTMADQFHLALGAVSTNERLSIARPRQFGLSGKLQQLMQCEKDRDTYFLEKSQTHDASSAKSFIDVRILSSSLEAKLTVCFCALHGDEEGTECLSNPQKRKGTGGRKLTIIFSSRICKDVELEIGNFIRIHQPW from the exons ATGGAAGAGGGAGGCTTAGCTGCCACTAGTGGATTTCTTCAG GAAAAGCAAGATTCTGACCAGAGTGTTTCCG AAGAAGAGGATATGGATGATGACAAATGGATGACAAATGACAATTCTCTGAGTGGACCCTCAGGAAACAAG GGAGGTATAGGAGTCCTTTCCCAGCTTGAACTACTAACAG ATGTTAAAAGACTTCATCACTCAGCCCACACATTGAATTCTCATCAGCTG CAGAAGCAAACAGGCTTATGCAAAGAAGATGACGTTGAAGTTCCTTCCTTTAAGAGTCAGGGTGGTGACTTCATCAACAAAAACGACCACTGGATGGCATTGTCCTGCTGCTTAGATGACAGATTTAGTCACGTTTCTAGAACAACACCTACTTCTAATTCAGAAGAGGAAATTATGTCTGATGATGAG ATGAGGCCTTCTGCTGATGGAAATTTAAGAAGAGATGGTAAAAGCACATTGCCTAAAGTTAGTGCAGAATGCAAATCAGGAGTTTTCTTGAATAAAGATGCTGGTTCTTCATTGTCGTACAGTGCCTCATCAAAGTTGAACAAATCATCTAAAG GAAGCCGGGGCAAATCTAACCCCAATTTTTTGTTCCAATCCCGGCCGCTGAAGAAGGATTTTGCTTTGGTTGTCCATGATACTTGTGAAACCAGCACACCGTTATCTGTTCTTCCCCTAAATGTAGAATTAGACATGCAAAGAAATAATATAGAGTCACTGGATGACTTATTGGAGGATTTTGGTGGAAAAGAAATACAGCAGTTCGAGGAGGATTTTGGTGGAAATGACATACAGCAGTTCGAGGAGGATTTTGGTGGAAATGAAATACAACAGTTCCAGAAGCATTTGGTGCCATCTGAAGTAGTAGTTGTACATGATCCAAATGAGCATTCCATGGCCGAGTTTCTGGATCACTTTCAGCATACAAGTTCCCGACCACAAGGCAATTCTAGAATG CTGCAAACAAAAAGACAAGGATCACGGTTCTTACAGAAGAGAAACTTATTGCTGCTCGGTGACAGAAACATGAGCAATGACGACCAACCTGAGGCACTAGATAGTGACTCATCTACCGACGAGGAT gAAATTCCCCAGATTCTGCAGCCTGCTATACCTCAGAGGACCATGGCTGACCAATTTCATCTAGCATTAGGAGCTGTATCTACGAATGAGAGGCTGTCTATTGCAAGGCCTAGGCAATTCGG ATTATCTGGAAAGTTGCAGCAGCTAATGCAATGTGAAAAGGACAGAGATACATATTTCTTGGAGAAGTCACAAACACATGATGCTTCAA GTGCAAAAAGCTTCATTGATGTGCGAATTTTGTCAAGTTCTTTGGAGGCCAAGCTGACTGTTTGTTTTTGTGCTTTACATGGAGATgaagag GGTACTGAATGCCTGAGCAATCCTCAAAAAAGAAAGGGTACTGGAGGAAGGAAGTTAactatcatttttagctcaagAATCTGTAAAGATGTCGAGCTGGAAATAGGGAATTTCATCCGCATACATCAGCCTTGGTAG
- the LOC107824175 gene encoding uncharacterized protein LOC107824175 isoform X5: MEEGGLAATSGFLQEKQDSDQSVSEEEDMDDDKWMTNDNSLSGPSGNKGGIGVLSQLELLTDVKRLHHSAHTLNSHQLKQTGLCKEDDVEVPSFKSQGGDFINKNDHWMALSCCLDDRFSHVSRTTPTSNSEEEIMSDDEMRPSADGNLRRDGKSTLPKVSAECKSGVFLNKDAGSSLSYSASSKLNKSSKGSRGKSNPNFLFQSRPLKKDFALVVHDTCETSTPLSVLPLNVELDMQRNNIESLDDLLEDFGGKEIQQFEEDFGGNDIQQFEEDFGGNEIQQFQKHLVPSEVVVVHDPNEHSMAEFLDHFQHTSSRPQGNSRMLQTKRQGSRFLQKRNLLLLGDRNMSNDDQPEALDSDSSTDEDEIPQILQPAIPQRTMADQFHLALGAVSTNERLSIARPRQFGLSGKLQQLMQCEKDRDTYFLEKSQTHDASSGAKSFIDVRILSSSLEAKLTVCFCALHGDEEVSLQGTECLSNPQKRKGTGGRKLTIIFSSRICKDVELEIGNFIRIHQPWKEVRVNEKDESIILCAYFSQI; the protein is encoded by the exons ATGGAAGAGGGAGGCTTAGCTGCCACTAGTGGATTTCTTCAG GAAAAGCAAGATTCTGACCAGAGTGTTTCCG AAGAAGAGGATATGGATGATGACAAATGGATGACAAATGACAATTCTCTGAGTGGACCCTCAGGAAACAAG GGAGGTATAGGAGTCCTTTCCCAGCTTGAACTACTAACAG ATGTTAAAAGACTTCATCACTCAGCCCACACATTGAATTCTCATCAGCTG AAGCAAACAGGCTTATGCAAAGAAGATGACGTTGAAGTTCCTTCCTTTAAGAGTCAGGGTGGTGACTTCATCAACAAAAACGACCACTGGATGGCATTGTCCTGCTGCTTAGATGACAGATTTAGTCACGTTTCTAGAACAACACCTACTTCTAATTCAGAAGAGGAAATTATGTCTGATGATGAG ATGAGGCCTTCTGCTGATGGAAATTTAAGAAGAGATGGTAAAAGCACATTGCCTAAAGTTAGTGCAGAATGCAAATCAGGAGTTTTCTTGAATAAAGATGCTGGTTCTTCATTGTCGTACAGTGCCTCATCAAAGTTGAACAAATCATCTAAAG GAAGCCGGGGCAAATCTAACCCCAATTTTTTGTTCCAATCCCGGCCGCTGAAGAAGGATTTTGCTTTGGTTGTCCATGATACTTGTGAAACCAGCACACCGTTATCTGTTCTTCCCCTAAATGTAGAATTAGACATGCAAAGAAATAATATAGAGTCACTGGATGACTTATTGGAGGATTTTGGTGGAAAAGAAATACAGCAGTTCGAGGAGGATTTTGGTGGAAATGACATACAGCAGTTCGAGGAGGATTTTGGTGGAAATGAAATACAACAGTTCCAGAAGCATTTGGTGCCATCTGAAGTAGTAGTTGTACATGATCCAAATGAGCATTCCATGGCCGAGTTTCTGGATCACTTTCAGCATACAAGTTCCCGACCACAAGGCAATTCTAGAATG CTGCAAACAAAAAGACAAGGATCACGGTTCTTACAGAAGAGAAACTTATTGCTGCTCGGTGACAGAAACATGAGCAATGACGACCAACCTGAGGCACTAGATAGTGACTCATCTACCGACGAGGAT gAAATTCCCCAGATTCTGCAGCCTGCTATACCTCAGAGGACCATGGCTGACCAATTTCATCTAGCATTAGGAGCTGTATCTACGAATGAGAGGCTGTCTATTGCAAGGCCTAGGCAATTCGG ATTATCTGGAAAGTTGCAGCAGCTAATGCAATGTGAAAAGGACAGAGATACATATTTCTTGGAGAAGTCACAAACACATGATGCTTCAAGTG GTGCAAAAAGCTTCATTGATGTGCGAATTTTGTCAAGTTCTTTGGAGGCCAAGCTGACTGTTTGTTTTTGTGCTTTACATGGAGATgaagag GTTTCTTTGCAGGGTACTGAATGCCTGAGCAATCCTCAAAAAAGAAAGGGTACTGGAGGAAGGAAGTTAactatcatttttagctcaagAATCTGTAAAGATGTCGAGCTGGAAATAGGGAATTTCATCCGCATACATCAGCCTTG GAAAGAGGTACGCGTGAATGAGAAAGATGAGTCTATCATTTTATGTGCATATTTCTCTCAGATTTAG
- the LOC107824175 gene encoding uncharacterized protein LOC107824175 isoform X15, translated as MEEGGLAATSGFLQEKQDSDQSVSEEEDMDDDKWMTNDNSLSGPSGNKGGIGVLSQLELLTDVKRLHHSAHTLNSHQLKQTGLCKEDDVEVPSFKSQGGDFINKNDHWMALSCCLDDRFSHVSRTTPTSNSEEEIMSDDEMRPSADGNLRRDGKSTLPKVSAECKSGVFLNKDAGSSLSYSASSKLNKSSKGSRGKSNPNFLFQSRPLKKDFALVVHDTCETSTPLSVLPLNVELDMQRNNIESLDDLLEDFGGKEIQQFEEDFGGNDIQQFEEDFGGNEIQQFQKHLVPSEVVVVHDPNEHSMAEFLDHFQHTSSRPQGNSRMLQTKRQGSRFLQKRNLLLLGDRNMSNDDQPEALDSDSSTDEDEIPQILQPAIPQRTMADQFHLALGAVSTNERLSIARPRQFGLSGKLQQLMQCEKDRDTYFLEKSQTHDASSAKSFIDVRILSSSLEAKLTVCFCALHGDEEGTECLSNPQKRKGTGGRKLTIIFSSRICKDVELEIGNFIRIHQPW; from the exons ATGGAAGAGGGAGGCTTAGCTGCCACTAGTGGATTTCTTCAG GAAAAGCAAGATTCTGACCAGAGTGTTTCCG AAGAAGAGGATATGGATGATGACAAATGGATGACAAATGACAATTCTCTGAGTGGACCCTCAGGAAACAAG GGAGGTATAGGAGTCCTTTCCCAGCTTGAACTACTAACAG ATGTTAAAAGACTTCATCACTCAGCCCACACATTGAATTCTCATCAGCTG AAGCAAACAGGCTTATGCAAAGAAGATGACGTTGAAGTTCCTTCCTTTAAGAGTCAGGGTGGTGACTTCATCAACAAAAACGACCACTGGATGGCATTGTCCTGCTGCTTAGATGACAGATTTAGTCACGTTTCTAGAACAACACCTACTTCTAATTCAGAAGAGGAAATTATGTCTGATGATGAG ATGAGGCCTTCTGCTGATGGAAATTTAAGAAGAGATGGTAAAAGCACATTGCCTAAAGTTAGTGCAGAATGCAAATCAGGAGTTTTCTTGAATAAAGATGCTGGTTCTTCATTGTCGTACAGTGCCTCATCAAAGTTGAACAAATCATCTAAAG GAAGCCGGGGCAAATCTAACCCCAATTTTTTGTTCCAATCCCGGCCGCTGAAGAAGGATTTTGCTTTGGTTGTCCATGATACTTGTGAAACCAGCACACCGTTATCTGTTCTTCCCCTAAATGTAGAATTAGACATGCAAAGAAATAATATAGAGTCACTGGATGACTTATTGGAGGATTTTGGTGGAAAAGAAATACAGCAGTTCGAGGAGGATTTTGGTGGAAATGACATACAGCAGTTCGAGGAGGATTTTGGTGGAAATGAAATACAACAGTTCCAGAAGCATTTGGTGCCATCTGAAGTAGTAGTTGTACATGATCCAAATGAGCATTCCATGGCCGAGTTTCTGGATCACTTTCAGCATACAAGTTCCCGACCACAAGGCAATTCTAGAATG CTGCAAACAAAAAGACAAGGATCACGGTTCTTACAGAAGAGAAACTTATTGCTGCTCGGTGACAGAAACATGAGCAATGACGACCAACCTGAGGCACTAGATAGTGACTCATCTACCGACGAGGAT gAAATTCCCCAGATTCTGCAGCCTGCTATACCTCAGAGGACCATGGCTGACCAATTTCATCTAGCATTAGGAGCTGTATCTACGAATGAGAGGCTGTCTATTGCAAGGCCTAGGCAATTCGG ATTATCTGGAAAGTTGCAGCAGCTAATGCAATGTGAAAAGGACAGAGATACATATTTCTTGGAGAAGTCACAAACACATGATGCTTCAA GTGCAAAAAGCTTCATTGATGTGCGAATTTTGTCAAGTTCTTTGGAGGCCAAGCTGACTGTTTGTTTTTGTGCTTTACATGGAGATgaagag GGTACTGAATGCCTGAGCAATCCTCAAAAAAGAAAGGGTACTGGAGGAAGGAAGTTAactatcatttttagctcaagAATCTGTAAAGATGTCGAGCTGGAAATAGGGAATTTCATCCGCATACATCAGCCTTGGTAG